The DNA sequence CCTTCGGCTCTGGAATGAAAGGCGAGCGCAAGTCGCGTTGCAGCATGATCGCGTAAGGTTTGACGCCGCGTGGGAAACCTAGCTCGAATTGCAGGCTATCATAAACCGGATTGAGGATGCGATAGCCCAGGAAGTGGAGATATTTGCCCTCGGGATCGAAGGAAGGACGAACATCTTCCAGAACGGGTTCGGTCGCGAAGTGTGTTTCGCCGCTTTCCACGTTGCACAGTTTAATGGCCGTTTTTTGCTCCGTAAAAGTAAATCCATAGGCCAACCAGCGTCCATCAGGTGACCAGTCCATGCCGCGTATACGCGCGTAGTCGCTGCGGTCAAGCACGCGAACTGTCCCTTCCTCCAGATCGGCGACGAGCAGTTCATTCCGGTGATTGGTAATAGCAACTTTGTCGTCGGTAGGTGAAACGGCCAGATCGACCGCGCGACCAAATTCGATATCAGGAAATGTTTTTGCCTCGCCGGTACCATCCGGGTTGAAGACAATCAGGCCTTCGCGCCCGGCAGCGTCGTGAATCGCTATCAGGCGTTTGCCGTCGTTGAGCCATTCAAGGAAGCGATAGCGCACACCATCTGGCTCGCCATGTTGTAATACCGGCCCCTCCCAGTTGCCCATTGTGAAAGCTTTACCACGCGTGGTAAGCGCTAAGGCATATCCCTGCGGGTGTAGCGCGTAGGTATCGAGGTATTCCGAGGCCGAGACAAATTTGCGGTTGCGCTGGGTGCGTATGCTCGGCAAATCCACGTCCAGGTGTTGGACGGTATCAGTATCGGGATCGAGCACGTAAAGCTCAGCGCCGGCGTGATAGACCAGCCGCTGCCCGTCGCTTGAGAGGTTGCGCGCATAGAACTCCTGGTGATCGGTATGACGGCGAATATCCTCACCCGCCGGTGTGCAGGAATAGACATTTCCAACACCCTCATGGTCGGAGAGGAAGTAAATACGCTCTCCGACCCAGCATGGAGTAGCAATGTTGCCTTTTAGATTGAGCAGTCTCTGGAATACGCCATTCCCGCCGGCATCACACCATAAATGACCAGCTGTGCCCCCGCGATAGCGTTTCCAGTACGCGGGTTCGCGAATGTTGCGGCCGATAACGATACCTCCACGAGGACCATACGATATAGCATTCGCCATCCCTACCTCTACCTGGCGTGGTTGTCCTCCAGCGGGATCGATGGCATAGATCACGCTCGCGCGAGGTGTAAACTGGCCTGCGTTGCTGGCATAGAGGATAGAAGCGCCGTCGGGAGACCACCCCGCCACACGGCAGGTAGCGGATTGGAAAGTGAGCCGCCGGGTTATCCCGCCATCGGACGGCATGATATAGACTTCACCCGGCCCTTCCTCGCGGCCCGTAAATGCCAGCCATTTGCCATCTGGTGAAAAATGTGGATGGCTTGCTTCGTTCACTCCGGCAGTCAGGCGCTCAGCCCGCCCGCCCGCGCTCGACACAAGCCACAGATCATCCTCCGCGACAAACACAATCTGATCCTGGTAAATGGTTGGGTAGCGTACATATCCTTTCGATGGCATAGGTTCTCCTTTTAGCCTCTGCACATATGTTTACCGGTTGCTGCTTTAGAGCAAAAGCATACCATAAATAATAAAGAACTGATTTTTGGAGTGGCATAGTCTATTCTACCACAGCGGCAGACTGATTGTCGAGGCTAAAATGACTGCGCTCGCTCACAACCTGATCAGGTAGCAGCTACTCTAAAAGCCCTGTACAAACGTCGTATAATAAAAGCGCCAAAGAAATCCGTAGTGTTTATCACCAGATAGATAGGTTATCAGTATTTATGACAGGTGTGGTACCAGTTACCGGCAATCCCGAAACCCCGCCAGAGCCAAAGCTCAGGATACAGACCTTTCGCGCCCTGCACTATCGTAACTTTCGCCTCTTGTGGATAAGTCTGATTGTCTCCTCGGTCGGTACGTGGATGCAAATTGTCGCCCAGAGCCTGCTAGTACTGTTGATCTCGCATGGCTCGGCGCTTGCCCTTGGTATTGTATCGTTGGCTCAAGCCTCATCGTTCTTCCTGTTTGCCCTGATTGGGGGAAGTATCGCCGACCGCGTCGATAAGCGGCGCTTCCTGCTTGTCACGCAGAGCCTGTCGATGCTGCTGGCTTTTATCCTGGGCATTCTCACGCTTACAGGCGTAATACAGGTATGGATGGTCGTCATCCTCGCTTTCTGTTCCGGTACTGTCCTGAGCTTCGACCAGCCGACGCGCTCTTCTTTCATTCCGGTGCTCGTTCCTCGCCAGGACCTGATGAATGCCATCTCGTTGCAGTCGATTGTCTTCAACGGCTCCGCGGTACTTGGCCCGACGTTGGCCGGCATTGCTATCGGCCTGCTGGCATACGCAGGACAACTGATCGGGCTGACGGGAAAACTGGTTGGCTACGCGGGCAACTTTTTCTTGAACGGTATCAGTTTCATCGGCGTACTCGTTGTACTCTACCTCATTCACGTGCCTGAAGAGGCGGCTGAGCAAAGTATGGAGAAACGTGGGCCGATGCTGAAAGCTATTCGTGCAGCGCTTGGGGCAGTACGGCGCGATGAGGCCCTGCCGTGGGTACTTTCAGGCTATGCCGCTCTCTTGTTCTTTGCCCCATCTGCTACGCTCATCCTTCCCATTTTCGCGACGCAGGTACTCCACCTCAATCCGTTTGAACTGGGCCTGCTCTTCTCCGCGTCGGGCCTGGGGACATTGGTCGGAGCATTAACCATTGCCTCGCTGGGAGATTTTAAGTACAAGGGAGCGCTGCTGCTGGTCTCGTTTTTCATCTGGACGGGTGCGCTGGTCCTGTTTGCGCTCAGCCGCACGTTATGGCTCTCGCTGCTGGCCTTGCTGCTCTACGGCATTTCACAGAATGGCGTTGGAGCGACAGTGATTACGCTTGCCCAACTGCGTGTACCACCACAGATGCGAGGGCGTGTCATGAGTCTCAATACGCTGCTCATCATGGGTGTGCGCCCGCTTGGAGATTTTCCGGCCAGTGGTCTGATCGCCTTGATCGGCGGTCCATTGACGGTGATCATCAGCGCTCTGATTGTTGGTAGTTACTCGCTGTACTTGCTTTTGGGGCGCCCGGTAATTCGCACGCTGCGGCAATGAAGGAACTGCGCAACGCCTTCACTCACTCTGCTTATTTAACGTCTATGTAACGTGAATGTTGTATAGTACAACAGTACTCGCCGGAGCAGCGATCCATTAGTGGTCAGTCTGGATCGCACAGCAATTCCAGAAATGTAGCCTTATTCTCACAAAAGGGTCGCATATTAAGGGGATATCATAGTATACTGAATAGACACGAAGGCATGGCGAAAGAAAGCCGTATTTGTGCTCACTGGAAGGCATTGCTCCTT is a window from the Ktedonobacteraceae bacterium genome containing:
- a CDS encoding MFS transporter, producing MTGVVPVTGNPETPPEPKLRIQTFRALHYRNFRLLWISLIVSSVGTWMQIVAQSLLVLLISHGSALALGIVSLAQASSFFLFALIGGSIADRVDKRRFLLVTQSLSMLLAFILGILTLTGVIQVWMVVILAFCSGTVLSFDQPTRSSFIPVLVPRQDLMNAISLQSIVFNGSAVLGPTLAGIAIGLLAYAGQLIGLTGKLVGYAGNFFLNGISFIGVLVVLYLIHVPEEAAEQSMEKRGPMLKAIRAALGAVRRDEALPWVLSGYAALLFFAPSATLILPIFATQVLHLNPFELGLLFSASGLGTLVGALTIASLGDFKYKGALLLVSFFIWTGALVLFALSRTLWLSLLALLLYGISQNGVGATVITLAQLRVPPQMRGRVMSLNTLLIMGVRPLGDFPASGLIALIGGPLTVIISALIVGSYSLYLLLGRPVIRTLRQ